The Medicago truncatula cultivar Jemalong A17 chromosome 4, MtrunA17r5.0-ANR, whole genome shotgun sequence genome includes a region encoding these proteins:
- the LOC120580179 gene encoding ATP-dependent Clp protease proteolytic subunit, which yields MPIGVPKVPFQLPEEDEASWVDLYNRLFQERLLFLGQEVNTEISNQLVGLMVYLSLEDKTRDLYLFINSPGGEVISGMAIFDIMQVVEAEVHTVCVGLAASMGSLLLVGGEFTKRLAFPHLRVMIHQPATSLYEGQVGECMLEAEELLKMRKTITNIYAQRTGKASWQIYRDMERDLFMSAEEAEAHGIVDTVAA from the exons ATGCCAATTGGTGTTCCAAAAGTACCCTTTCAACTTCCTGAAGAAGATGAGGCATCTTGGGTTGATTTATACAATCGACTTTTTCAAGAAAGATTACTTTTTTTAGGTCAAGAGGTCAACACTGAAATATCAAATCAACTTGTTGGTCTAATGGTATATCTCAGTTTAGAGGACAAGACCAGAgatttgtatttgtttataaATTCTCCGGGCGGAGAGGTAATATCTGGAATGGCTATATTTGATATTATGCAAGTTGTAGAAGCAGAAGTACATACAGTATGCGTAGGACTAGCCGCTTCAATGGGATCTCTTCTTTTGGTCGGAGGGGAATTTACCAAACGTCTAGCATTCCCTCAC CTCAGGGTAATGATCCATCAACCTGCTACTTCTTTGTATGAGGGACAAGTAGGAGAATGTATGCTGGAAGCGGAGGAATTACTGAAAATGCGAAAAACTATCACAAATATTTATGCACAAAGAACAGGCAAAGCTTCCTGGCAGATATACAGAGACATGGAGCGGGATCTTTTTATGTCAGCAGAAGAAGCTGAAGCCCACGGAATTGTTGATACGGTCGCAGCTTAA